In Papaver somniferum cultivar HN1 chromosome 1, ASM357369v1, whole genome shotgun sequence, a genomic segment contains:
- the LOC113280723 gene encoding GTP-binding protein OBGC, chloroplastic-like — MATSTSICFFAAHHHFLQPAIASQDRNQRRKRPQQQQIPRSKRRNNNIPSPKLKTKSKSLEEAVPSLARGGKYGLEATTYARLPPKDDFILPSLDSSAFNEVKLSELTQKISSLNFKDKYSVLDKDDSDDDDDVGEEFVEVENIGFDNYGEQFEFPSQEEEEDYVVGNQFVGLGNSNVEESSDFDEFGEEEEDYKEKGVPAVMRCFDRAKIYVKAGDGGNGVVAFRREKFVPYGGPSGGDGGKGGNVYVEVDAEMNSLLPFRKNIHFRAGRGSHGQGSKQAGAKGESIIVKVAPGTVVREATGKGGEEGKVLLELLHPGQRALLLPGGRGGRGNASFKSGTNKVPKIAEKGEEGIDMWLDLELKLVADVGIVGAPNAGKSTLLSVISAAQPQIANYPFTTLLPNLGVVSFDYDATMVVADLPGLLEGAHRGFGLGHEFLRHTERCSVLIHVVDGSGEQPECEFDAVRLELELFNPELSTKPFLVAYNKMDLPEAYERWNSFKDNLEARGFRTFCMSAANRHGTDEVVTAAYQLLKEKVEVNKDPKGWAEPVNMNYVAERVRKQRNASISDFEISQDGGSWHVVGAGLQRFVQMTNWQYSESMRRFQHVLDACGVNKSLIKLGVKEGDKVVVGEMEMIWHDSNDNIGTPNTKKGLAGQIKYHLPK; from the exons ATGGCCACTTCCACATCCATTTGTTTTTTCGCTGCTCATCACCATTTTCTTCAACCTGCCATTGCTTCTCAAGATCGAAACCAGCGAAGGAAGAGACCGCAGCAGCAGCAAATCCCTAGAAGcaaaagaagaaataataatatcCCAAGCCCTAAattgaaaacaaaaagcaaatctttagaagaagcagTTCCCAGTTTAGCAAGAGGAGGTAAATATGGTTTAGAAGCTACAACTTACGCAAGACTTCCTCCTAAAGATGACTTCATTTTACCCTCTTTGGATTCATCAGCTTTCAATGAAGTTAAACTTTCTGAACTCACTCAAAAAATATCTTCTTTGAATTTTAAAGATAAGTATTCAGTTTTAGATAAAGatgacagtgatgatgatgatgatgttggggaagaatttgttgaagttgaaaacATTGGGTTCGATAATTACGGTGAACAATTTGAATTTCcaagtcaagaagaagaagaagattatgttGTTGGAAATCAATTTGTGGGACTTGGTAATAGCAATGTGGAggaatcttcagattttgatgaatttggagaggaggaagaagattaTAAGGAGAAAGGGGTGCCAGCGGTGATGAGATGTTTCGATAGGGCGAAAATATATGTCAAAGCAGGAGATGGAGGGAATGGAGTTGTtgcatttagaagagagaaatttGTACCATATGGAGGACCATCAGGTGGAGATGGAGGAAAGGGAGGTAATGTTTATGTTGAAGTTGATGCTGAAATGAATTCATTGTTACCATTCCGAAAGAATATTCATTTTAGAGCTGGAAGAGGATCTCATGGACAAGGAAGTAAACAAGCTGGGGCTAAAGGGGAGAGTATTATTGTCAAGGTTGCCCCTGGCACTGTTGTTAGGGAAGCAACTGGTAAAGGTGGGGAAGAGGGAAAAGTCCTATTGGAGTTACTGCATCCTGGCCAGAGAGCTTTATTATTACCTGGGGGAAGGGGTGGAAGAGGAAATGCTTCGTTTAAATCCGGAACCAACAAGGTACCAAAGatagcagagaagggagaagaaggtATTGACAT GTGGTTGGATTTGGAGCTAAAGCTGGTTGCTGATGTTGGAATTGTGGGAGCCCCAAATGCAGGAAAAAGCACTCTGCTTAGTGTTATAAGTGCTGCTCAGCCACAAATAGCTAATTATCCGTTCACGACTCTACTTCCCAATTTGGGTGTGGTTTCATTTGATTACGATGCCACCATGGTCGTAGCAGATCTACCTGGTTTACTTGAAGGTGCACACCGAGGGTTCGGTTTAGGTCACGAGTTTCTACGGCACACTGAACGATGTTCTGTCCTG ATACATGTTGTTGATGGCTCGGGAGAGCAGCCGGAGTGTGAATTCGATGCAGTTCGTCTGGAGCTGGAGCTGTTCAATCCAGAGCTTTCCACAAAGCCATTTTTAGTTGCATataacaaaatggatcttccAGAGGCATATGAGAGATGGAATTCGTTTAAGGACAACCTTGAAGCTCGTGGTTTCCGAACATTTTGTATGAGTGCAGCGAATAGACATGGCACTGATGAAGTAGTTACAGCTGCTTATCAGCTTTTAAAGGAAAAAGTGGAAGTGAACAAAGATCCTAAAG GTTGGGCAGAACCAGTAAATATGAATTATGTTGCTGAAAGGGTACGAAAGCAACGAAATGCTTCTATTAGTGACTTTGAAATCTCTCAAGATGGCGGTAGTTGGCATGTGGTTGGAGCAGGGCTACAACGTTTTGTTCAAATGACAAACTGGCA GTACTCAGAATCCATGAGAAGGTTCCAGCATGTTTTAGACGCTTGTGGTGTCAACAAGTCCCTTATCAAACTTGGGGTCAAGGAAGGTGACAAGGTGGTTGTTGGTGAG ATGGAGATGATATGGCATGATTCTAACGACAACATTGGCACGCCCAATACGAAGAAAGGCTTAGCGGGTCAAATCAAGTATCATCTGCCGAAATAA